In Crassostrea angulata isolate pt1a10 chromosome 4, ASM2561291v2, whole genome shotgun sequence, one genomic interval encodes:
- the LOC128181789 gene encoding uncharacterized protein LOC128181789 has protein sequence MATRAPEYPLGSAQAHIPMCETHDLNIDITCEDCDEFICSQCAKTDHKDHDWKTIPTAGSLRRRELKETLSRVKEEDVKEIDEKIKKASKQMEDNQKCCDSEVFKLQVHFDAIMSKLDEIRKSFEIEFREKLMRKNAEVIEKQKDLEKQSEKIKDLVKFLEEEHNNMSDYSLIDNLRDLTNLRSNTKCDFEKKDYSVRYRSGGVSSESLESIMGQMFDLDDITVTETDSYQYGEECVSVLEAISRDTCVLRDVKSNYLERINIRNKKKEKINIDINDVCITDNGDLYATDHRNKSIVRLAPSGSVSTVFNTTSLVPTGICQSTAGGLLVTLTDAESERGQVDSHNRRLARHVTLTGDVIREYEYQEDGQTRLFNEPTRIKQNGNTDICVMNKISMCGGELVILSASGSIKSVYRGENQESQFDPSDVVCDSHFNIIISDYSNSQVHLLSPDAEFMRYLLTENEVTCPCSMSLYKSTLWMGNAFGLLKVFQYYSKL, from the coding sequence ATGGCGACAAGAGCTCCCGAATACCCACTAGGATCTGCTCAAGCACACATCCCAATGTGTGAGACACACGATTTGAATATAGATATAACATGTGAGGACTGCGATGAGTTTATTTGTTCACAATGTGCCAAAACAGACCACAAGGATCACGACTGGAAAACGATACCCACAGCAGGAAGTCTAAGGAGACGAGAGCTAAAGGAAACTCTAAGTAGAGTTAAAGAAGAAGATGTGAAAGAGATTGATGAAAAGATAAAGAAAGCATCAAAGCAAATGGAGGATAACCAGAAATGTTGTGATTCTGAGGTCTTTAAGCTCCAGGTACATTTTGATGCGATTATGTCAAAACTCGATGAAATCAGGAAGagttttgaaattgaatttaggGAAAAATTGATGAGAAAAAATGCAGAAGTGATAGAGAAACAAAAAGACTTAGAGAAGCAAAGTGAAAAAATTAAGGATCTTGTGAAGTTCCTGGAGGAAGAACACAACAACATGTCTGATTATAGTTTGATAGACAACCTCAGAGACTTAACAAACCTGAGGTCAAACACGAAgtgtgattttgaaaaaaaggattATTCCGTGAGATACAGAAGTGGAGGCGTTAGTTCAGAATCACTAGAGTCAATTATGGGACAAATGTTTGATTTGGATGACATCACTGTAACTGAGACAGATTCATATCAATATGGAGAGGAGTGTGTTTCTGTGTTAGAGGCAATTAGTAGAGATACATGTGTTTTGCGTGATGTTAAGTCAAATTATCTTGAACGAATTAACATCAGAAATAAGAAGAAGGAAAAAATCAACATCGATATAAATGATGTTTGTATAACAGACAATGGTGATTTGTATGCCACTGACCATAGGAACAAATCAATTGTCCGTCTTGCCCCATCAGGCTCAGTCTCTACAGTATTCAATACAACTTCTCTAGTACCAACAGGAATCTGTCAATCAACAGCAGGAGGTCTGCTGGTCACACTGACAGATGCTGAGTCAGAACGAGGTCAAGTGGATTCACACAACCGTCGTCTGGCTAGACACGTGACACTGACCGGTGACGTCATCCGTGAGTACGAGTACCAGGAGGACGGTCAGACCAGGCTGTTTAATGAACCAACCAGAATCAAACAGAACGGTAACACTGATATTTGTGTAATGAACAAGATAAGTATGTGTGGGGGTGAACTGGTAATTCTATCTGCTTCAGGATCCATCAAGTCAGTATATCGAGGTGAAAACCAGGAGTCTCAATTCGATCCATCTGATGTAGTGTGTGACTCCCACTTTAACATCATTATAAGTGATTATTCAAACAGCCAGGTCCATCTCCTGAGTCCTGATGCGGAGTTCATGAGGTACCTACTGACAGAGAATGAAGTAACATGTCCATGTTCCATGTCTTTGTATAAATCCACACTGTGGATGGGTAATGCATTTGGACTTCTCAAAGTGTTTCAGTACTATAGTAAACTATAA